A genome region from Bradyrhizobium sp. WSM1417 includes the following:
- a CDS encoding ImmA/IrrE family metallo-endopeptidase: MADDKLESMADEFIRALAERPPGSALDDPGATRILQGIIDRIEAACGKIAFPLRGGVVFGNSVGAGLIARQLPVLATDVSIIETTLPFLIFCDLVSKVIVHSLPEPRCDKGGSHFEFNAAEVRTRLQSERWILSQWVSILVRYAVFGTPPKDLGVAPQAARQYLRGKLLDAMEVFAIAHEYGHHSLSHGLTTSMGEECDLLADEHEADMFARGMSLVIGQSEGEFFLFSGAGGALILGAIELVSRTRAVLSTGTDDLPLSRTHPSVTDRIKLMDRQDLEHLPNETAEEYIGIRQAFSDVLKAVWAEAKPAVQSFHTEGLRPIDNVKSPTDWLPFISE; encoded by the coding sequence GTGGCAGACGATAAACTTGAGTCTATGGCTGACGAGTTTATACGTGCGCTAGCAGAGCGTCCGCCCGGCTCGGCCCTTGACGACCCTGGCGCAACTCGCATCCTGCAAGGGATAATTGACAGGATCGAAGCCGCATGCGGAAAAATTGCTTTTCCGCTCAGAGGCGGAGTGGTGTTCGGCAATTCCGTTGGTGCCGGGTTGATAGCGAGGCAGTTGCCCGTCTTGGCGACTGACGTAAGCATTATCGAAACAACGCTGCCGTTTCTGATTTTCTGCGACTTGGTAAGTAAGGTTATTGTTCATTCGCTTCCCGAGCCGCGATGCGATAAAGGCGGCTCCCACTTCGAATTTAACGCTGCGGAAGTCAGAACGCGCCTGCAATCCGAGAGATGGATCCTTAGCCAATGGGTGAGCATCTTGGTGAGATATGCAGTTTTCGGTACTCCTCCGAAAGACTTGGGGGTCGCTCCTCAAGCAGCGCGCCAATACTTGCGCGGTAAGCTTCTTGACGCGATGGAAGTGTTCGCGATTGCTCACGAATACGGCCATCATTCTCTTAGCCACGGGCTTACAACTTCGATGGGCGAGGAATGTGATCTTTTGGCGGATGAACATGAAGCTGATATGTTTGCGAGAGGCATGTCACTTGTAATCGGACAGAGCGAGGGGGAGTTTTTCCTGTTTTCAGGAGCGGGCGGCGCACTGATTCTGGGGGCGATCGAACTCGTCAGTCGCACGCGAGCTGTTTTATCCACCGGTACAGACGATCTCCCCCTTAGCCGAACGCATCCATCAGTGACGGACCGCATTAAGCTAATGGATCGTCAGGACTTAGAGCATCTGCCAAACGAAACAGCTGAGGAATACATCGGCATCAGGCAAGCGTTCTCAGACGTCCTTAAGGCTGTTTGGGCCGAGGCAAAGCCGGCGGTGCAATCGTTTCACACAGAGGGGTTGCGACCGATTGACAACGTGAAAAGTCCGACTGATTGGCTTCCTTTTATTTCCGAATGA
- the ligD gene encoding non-homologous end-joining DNA ligase: MRKSPPIGVKAHFPGFVEPALASQMARVPRGDRWIHEIKFDGYRVQLHIANSDAKAFTRRGHDWTHRFRKIAHDAFQVKAETAIIDGEVVAPAEDGTTDFSVLQNELKGRSTKIVVVAFDLLYLNGRDLRRAPLFERKSLLRKIISGTAIQFSDSFELDGQDMFKHACKTGLEGVVSKVRDGRYESGRGNGWVKVTCAQRETLAIAGYALDGTKWDGMYIGRRKGADFLYAGKVDHGFSPEDAKELQRRLKPLVRRTQPYTKRIAHRGIWVEPELLAEIEYRAKSTEGKLRHPFFKGLREDMG, translated from the coding sequence ATGCGTAAGAGTCCACCAATCGGCGTAAAAGCCCATTTTCCGGGCTTTGTCGAACCCGCGTTAGCGTCCCAGATGGCTCGGGTACCGCGCGGAGATAGATGGATTCACGAAATCAAATTCGACGGCTACCGCGTTCAACTGCACATCGCCAACTCGGACGCCAAGGCCTTCACGCGTCGTGGTCATGACTGGACGCACCGTTTCCGCAAGATTGCGCATGACGCTTTCCAGGTCAAAGCTGAAACCGCGATAATCGACGGCGAGGTCGTCGCTCCTGCCGAGGATGGCACGACCGACTTCTCTGTTCTTCAAAATGAACTGAAAGGCCGGTCCACCAAGATCGTGGTGGTGGCGTTCGATCTTCTGTACCTTAATGGTCGCGATTTACGCAGGGCGCCGCTCTTCGAGCGAAAATCCCTGTTGCGCAAGATCATCAGCGGCACAGCGATTCAGTTCAGCGATAGCTTTGAACTCGACGGCCAGGATATGTTCAAGCACGCCTGCAAGACTGGCCTGGAAGGTGTGGTTTCGAAGGTGCGTGACGGTCGATATGAAAGCGGCCGTGGCAATGGATGGGTGAAGGTTACGTGCGCCCAGCGCGAAACGTTGGCTATTGCAGGCTACGCTTTAGACGGTACCAAATGGGATGGCATGTACATCGGTCGGCGCAAGGGCGCTGACTTCTTGTACGCCGGTAAAGTCGATCACGGATTTTCCCCTGAAGATGCCAAAGAACTACAGCGAAGACTAAAGCCGCTGGTACGAAGAACGCAACCTTACACGAAGCGCATTGCGCATCGCGGCATCTGGGTTGAACCCGAGTTACTGGCAGAAATCGAATACCGTGCAAAGAGTACCGAAGGGAAATTGCGGCATCCGTTCTTCAAGGGTTTGAGGGAGGATATGGGATGA